A genomic stretch from Panthera uncia isolate 11264 chromosome E3, Puncia_PCG_1.0, whole genome shotgun sequence includes:
- the TNFRSF17 gene encoding tumor necrosis factor receptor superfamily member 17 — MAQPCFQNEYFDKLLNVCKPCHLRCLNTPPSPCQRYCSAMKGTNTILWTCLGLSLTVSLTVFVLMFLLRKMSSEPSKDAFKNTGSALRNEAEADQHESRESRTGTKVLLSRGLEYTVEECTCEDCVKNKSKVDSDHSFPLPAMEEGATILVTTKTNDYCNSLVASVTEMERSIFTR, encoded by the exons ATGGCTCAGCCGTGCTtccaaaatgaatattttgacAAGTTGCTTAACGTTTGCAAACCTTGTCACCTTCGATGTCTTAATACCCCTCCCTCACCATGTCAGCGATATTGCAGCGCAA TGAAAGGAACAAATACAATTCTCTGGACCTGTCTGGGCCTGAGCTTGACAGTTTCTTTGACGGTTTTCGTGTTGATGTTCTTGCTAAGGAAGATGAGCTCTGAACCATCAAAGGACGCATTTAAAAACACAG GATCGGCTCTCCGGAACGAGGCAGAGGCTGACCAACACGAGAGCCGTGAGAGCAGGACTGGAACGAAAGTACTCCTCTCGAGGGGCCTGGAGTACACAGTCGAAGAATGTACCTGTGAAGACTGTGTCAAGAACAAATCCAAGGTCGATTCTGACCATTCCTTTCCGCTCCCGGCTATGGAGGAAGGTGCAACCATTCTCGTCACCACGAAAACAAATGACTACTGCAATAGCCTGGTAGCTAGCgtcacagagatggaaagatCCATTTTTACCAGATAA